The Glandiceps talaboti chromosome 1, keGlaTala1.1, whole genome shotgun sequence genome has a segment encoding these proteins:
- the LOC144434284 gene encoding UDP-glucuronosyltransferase 2C1-like, translating into MSTGSTIMYMKKIGCHLADHGHKVTLLVNSAIYDSHSKMADGTTFNVETYTYYKVSDRTATLSDKFKKYLNGSASWMDWLHVWTTYIPECDHLLGDRVLLSKLKKSNFDLVVANGNAVVMCPVLLAHRLSLPFVLVSSNRIDPTLDGDMYNIPSNPAYVPATGSGLTSQMSFLQRLENVGQYVFWYILYNLYMLPHYRNLQYKYNIRPDLTLHEIMEAAELFIFNTDFAFDYPRPLMPNVILIGGMMAGPAAPLEKDLEEFMQSSGHYGVVIFSLGSNVKMTGTDKMAVMTSVLGRLQQKVILQYPGEPPTTIGNNTKVVSWLPQNDLLGHPKTKAIIYHGGLNGVYEAIYHGVPIVGIPLYIDQYDNIPWMADKGMAVTLDVKTLTEDKLYDAVLKVVTDSRYKQNAERLSRIHRDRPMSPGDTAVFWIEHVIKHGGQHLRSQAGNLNFVQLWNVINDVLGKKTCPDKLPNHPKVNMNGGDYIMTDQADDVENLNDFFVSIGKKNDIPVKIKCNSLYRFKQIFKQHLLVQYN; encoded by the exons ATGAGTACGGGAAGCACTATCATGTACATGAAGAAAATCGGTTGTCATTTGGCTGATCATGGACACAAGGTCACACTCTTGGTCAACAGTGCCATTTATGACTCGCATAGTAAAATGGCTGACGGTACAACGTTCAATGTAGAAACGTATACGTATTACAAGGTCAGTGACAGAACTGCGACACTGAGCGATAAGTTTAAGAAGTATCTGAATGGCAGTGCTTCATGGATGGATTGGTTACACGTTTGGACGACATATATACCAGAATGCGACCATCTTCTCGGTGACCGAGTCCTCCTGAGTAAACTTAAGAAATCCAACTTTGACTTGGTAGTGGCTAATGGTAATGCAGTTGTAATGTGTCCTGTGTTGTTAGCGCATCGTTTATCGTTACCATTTGTGTTGGTTAGTAGCAATAGAATCGATCCAACACTGGATGGCGATATGTATAACATTCCCAGCAATCCAGCATATGTTCCAGCGACCGGAAGTGGTCTGACTTCACAAATGTCATTTCTCCAAAGACTCGAAAATGTTGGACAATACGTATTCTGGTATATACTttacaatttatacatgttACCTCACTATAGAAACTTACAGTACAAATACAATATTCGACCTGATTTGACCTTGCATGAAATTATGGAGGCTGCAGAACTGTTCATTTTCAATACAGATTTCGCATTTGATTATCCACGTCCGTTAATGCCCAATGTAATATTGATTGGTGGAATGATGGCAGGTCCCGCAGCACCTCTTGAGAAG GATTTGGAAGAATTTATGCAATCATCAGGTCATTATGGTGTGGTAATATTTTCATTGGGCTCAAATGTAAAGATGACAGGAACAGATAAAATGGCAGTGATGACATCAGTACTTGGTAGACTTCAACAAAAGGTCATCTTGCAATATCCAGGAGAGCCGCCAACGACCATTGGTAACAATACTAAGGTGGTATCATGGCTTCCACAAAATGACTTACTTG GTCATCCTAAGACTAAGGCCATAATCTACCACGGTGGTTTGAATGGTGTGTATGAAGCCATCTACCACGGTGTACCAATAGTTGGAATACCCCTCTACATTGACCAATATGATAATATCCCGTGGATGGCTGATAAAGGTATGGCTGTGACTTTGGATGTGAAAACACTCACTGAAGACAAACTCTATGACGCTGTACTGAAAGTTGTTACGGATTCGAG GTATAAACAGAACGCAGAACGTTTGTCACGTATCCATAGAGACAGACCAATGTCACCTGGTGACACGGCTGTATTTTGGATTGAACACGTCATCAAACATGGCGGACAACATCTCCGATCACAGGCTGGGAATTTGAACTTTGTTCA GTTATGGAATGTAATCAATGATGTGCTTGGCAAGAAGACCTGCCCAGATAAATTACCAAACCACCCGAAGGTAAACATGAATGGAGGTGATTACATTATGACAGACCAAGCTGATGATGTCGAGAATTTAAATGACTTCTTTGTCAGCATAGGTAAAAAGAATGACATCCCTGTCAAGATAAAATGTAATTCCTTATATCGTTTCAAACAAATCTTCAAGCAACATCTACTGGTGCAGTATAACTGa
- the LOC144434295 gene encoding UDP-glucuronosyltransferase 2C1-like, which translates to MARLVTALASFCIHMAILRNGGVESFKIFVAPGMSRGSVILYMEKIGQHLAKQGHQVTILVNEAVYVPSEPKDGGTPLTLETYSYKARGPVIVKSTSNKYLGGEATWFDWLDVMLKFVPECDRVLNDAVLLSKLEKSNFDLLVANVHMICPILLAHRISLPFVLVGNNRINPMMDGNMYNIPSNPAYVPSMGSGLTSQMSFLQRLENVGHYAFSYVLYNFYMLPHYRNLQHKYNIRPDLTLHKMAEAAELFIYNTDFAFDYPRPLMPNVVLIAGIMAGPTEPLEKEFEEFMQSSGDHGVVIFSLGSYVQFSRTDKLDIIVSALGRLPQKVILKYSDNLPKTMGRNIKAVKWLPQNDLLGHPKTKAIIYHGGLNGVYEAIYHGVPIVGMPLYHDQLDNIPWLAEKGMAVTLDVKTLTEDKLYDAVLKVVTDARFKQNAERLSRIHRDRPMSPGDTAVFWIEHVIKHGGQHLRSQAGNLNFVQYYLIDVMLFLVLVTLTVIVLIKKTCSCLYKSCRSLSDREKRKSD; encoded by the exons ATGGCGAGACTTGTAACCGCTCTTGCATCATTTTGCATTCATATGGCAATACTTAGGAATGGCGGTGTCGAGTCTTTTAAGATCTTCGTCGCCCCAGGAATGAGTAGAGGCAGCGTAATCCTGTATATGGAGAAAATCGGACAACATTTAGCGAAGCAAGGACACCAGGTCACCATATTAGTCAACGAAGCTGTGTACGTCCCTAGTGAACCGAAAGATGGTGGAACGCCACTCACACTTGAAACGTATTCGTACAAAGCGAGGGGACCTGTGATAGTGAAGAGCACGTCAAACAAATACCTAGGCGGCGAAGCTACATGGTTCGATTGGTTAGACGTTATGTTGAAATTTGTGCCTGAATGTGATCGCGTTCTCAATGATGCAGTCCTTCTCAGCAAGCTAGAGAAATCTAACTTTGACCTGCTTGTTGCAAACGTGCATATGATATGTCCAATACTCCTTGCACATCGCATATCTCTCCCATTTGTTTTAGTTGGCAATAATAGAATCAACCCAATGATGGACGGCAATATGTATAACATTCCCAGCAATCCAGCATATGTTCCGTCCATGGGAAGTGGtctgacatcacaaatgtcatttttgcaAAGACTCGAAAATGTTGGACACTACGCATTCTCTTATGTACTTTACAATTTCTACATGCTTCCTCACTATAGAAACTTACAACACAAGTACAATATTCGACCTGACTTGACCTTGCATAAAATGGCGGAGGCTGCAGAACTGTTTATATACAATACCGACTTCGCATTTGATTATCCACGTCCATTAATGCCTAATGTCGTATTAATAGCTGGAATAATGGCAGGTCCTACTGAACCCCTTGAGAAG GAATTTGAAGAGTTCATGCAATCATCAGGAGACCATGGTGTGGTGATATTTTCATTGGGTTCGTATGTACAATTCAGTAGAACGGATAAGTTAGATATCATTGTGTCAGCACTTGGTAGACTTCCACAAAAGGTTATCCTTAAATACTCGGACAATCTACCGAAGACAATGGGGAGAAACATCAAAGCAGTGAAATGGCTTCCACAGAATGACTTACTTG GTCATCCAAAGACCAAGGCCATTATCTACCATGGTGGATTGAACGGGGTGTATGAGGCCATCTACCACGGTGTACCAATAGTTGGAATGCCACTCTACCATGACCAACTTGATAACATCCCATGGCTGGCGGAGAAAGGTATGGCTGTGACGTTGGACGTGAAAACACTCACTGAAGATAAACTCTATGATGCTGTACTGAAAGTAGTTACTGATGCCAG GTTTAAACAGAACGCAGAACGCTTGTCCCGTATCCATAGAGACAGGCCAATGTCGCCTGGTGACACAGCTGTATTTTGGATTGAACACGTCATCAAACATGGCGGACAACATCTCCGATCACAGGCTGGAAATCTGAACTTTGTTCAGTACTACTTGATAGATGTGATGCTGTTTTTAGTTTTAGTAACATTGACAGTGATTGTCCTGATCAAGAAGACCTGTTCATGTTTGTATAAAAGCTGTCGGAGTCTTTCAGATCGAGAAAAACGAAAGTCAGATTAA
- the LOC144434306 gene encoding UDP-glucuronosyltransferase 2C1-like — MARTDLTAILLFCIYMTFLRNDRVDSFKILIAPGMSSGSTSMYMEKIGRHLAKQGHQVTMLVNSAVYVPGEPMDNETSLTLETYSYKVKRPVIAKSTSQKYLSGEATWIDWLAGWSGLVPECDHVLGDQVLHTKLEKSNFDLVVANVFVICPILLAHRISLPFVLVGNNRIHPMMDGNMYNIPSNPAYVPCMATGLTSQMSFLQRLENVGHYAFSYVLYNFYMLPHYRHLQHKYNIRPDLTLHKMAEAAELFLYNTDFAFDYPRPLMPNVVLIGGIMAGPAEPLEKEFEEFMQSSGDQGVVVFSLGSYVQFSRTDKLDMIVSALSRLPQKVILKYTDTLPKTVGSNIKAVKWLPQNDLLGHPKTKAIIYHGGLNGVYEAIYHGVPIVGMPLYNDQLDNIPWLTEKGMAVTLDVKTLTEDILYDAVLKVVTDVRYKQNAERLSRIHRDRPMSPGDTAAFWIEHVIKHGGQHLRSQAGNLNFVQYYLIDVMLFLILVTLTVSVLIKKTCSCLYKSCRGLSDREKRKSD, encoded by the exons atggctagaactgatctAACTGCCATTCTGCTATTTtgcatttacatgacatttcTAAGGAATGACAGGGTCGACTCTTTTAAAATCCTCATCGCCCCAGGAATGAGTAGCGGAAGCACAAGCATGTATATGGAGAAAATAGGACGACATTTAGCGAAGCAAGGGCACCAGGTCACCATGTTGGTCAACAGTGCTGTGTACGTCCCAGGTGAACCGATGGATAACGAAACATCACTTACGCTGGAAACCTATTCATACAAAGTGAAAAGGCCTGTGATAGCGAAGAGCACGTCACAAAAGTATCTAAGCGGCGAAGCTACATGGATTGATTGGTTAGCTGGTTGGTCTGGATTAGTTCCTGAATGTGATCATGTTCTCGGTGACCAAGTCCTTCACACTAAGCTAGAGAAATCCAACTTTGACCTGGTAGTGGCTAACGTGTTTGTAATATGTCCTATACTTCTTGCACATCGCATATCTTTACCGTTTGTTTTAGTTGGCAACAACAGAATCCATCCCATGATGGACGGTAACATGTATAACATTCCCAGCAATCCAGCATATGTTCCATGTATGGCAACTGGTCTGACGtcacaaatgtcatttttgcaAAGACTCGAAAATGTTGGACACTACGCATTCTCTTATGTACTTTACAATTTCTACATGCTTCCTCACTATAGACACTTACAACACAAGTACAATATTCGACCTGATTTGACCTTGCATAAAATGGCGGAGGCTGCTGAACTGTTTCTATACAATACGGACTTCGCATTTGATTATCCACGTCCATTAATGCCTAATGTCGTATTGATAGGTGGAATCATGGCAGGTCCAGCTGAACCTCTGGAGAAG GAATTTGAAGAGTTCATGCAATCATCAGGAGACCAAGGTGTTGTCGTATTTTCATTGGGTTCGTATGTACAATTTAGTAGAACGGATAAATTGGATATGATTGTGTCAGCACTGAGTAGACTACCACAAAAGGTTATCCTGAAATACACGGACACTTTACCGAAGACAGTTGGGAGTAACATCAAAGCAGTGAAATGGCTTCCACAGAATGACTTACTTG GTCATCCAAAGACCAAGGCCATTATCTACCATGGTGGATTGAACGGGGTGTATGAGGCCATCTACCACGGTGTACCAATAGTTGGAATGCCACTCTACAATGACCAACTTGATAACATCCCATGGCTGACGGAGAAAGGTATGGCTGTGACGTTGGACGTGAAAACTCTCACTGAAGATATACTCTATGATGCTGTATTGAAAGTGGTTACTGATGTAAG GTATAAACAGAATGCAGAACGTTTGTCCCGTATCCATAGAGATAGACCCATGTCACCTGGTGACACAGCTGCATTTTGGATTGAACACGTCATCAAACATGGCGGACAACATCTCCGATCACAGGCTGGAAATCTGAACTTTGTTCAGTACTACTTGATAGATGTGATGCtgtttttaattttagtaaCATTGACAGTGAGTGTCTTGATCAAGAAGACGTGTTCATGTTTGTATAAAAGTTGTCGGGGTCTTTCAGATCGAGAAAAACGAAAGTCAGATTAA